A single genomic interval of Candidatus Marinimicrobia bacterium CG08_land_8_20_14_0_20_45_22 harbors:
- a CDS encoding restriction endonuclease subunit M, which yields HAVGIDISAFNALISNVKIGKYDLFALQEEITKITRSLRAFHSKKNILKFDIKLTETLSSFDNEFFPSPEYKQKVRQNKIDEKSYGQKKSDEFLKIYWKLIQKYDISLRQSSESNFLDKWYLKPIRDEIDFVFTQIKSIQNIDIKKAISIIFSRTIRSCRATTHADLATLIEPMTTTYYCAKHGKICKPLFSILNWWERYSKDTIVRLSTFNKLRTETFQHCLVGDSRVIDIVGKLESKCPDLASLVQNKKIDGIFSSPPYVGLINYHEQHAYAYDLFGFERNDESEIGPLYKGNGREARESYVQGISDALINCKRYLRPDYNVFLVANDKHGLYPIIAEKAGMKIVNRYRRPVLNRSEKDKGAYSEIIFHIKDSE from the coding sequence CATGCAGTCGGAATTGATATTTCCGCTTTCAACGCCCTGATTAGTAATGTGAAAATTGGAAAGTACGATTTGTTTGCTCTTCAAGAAGAGATAACAAAAATCACACGTTCACTTCGCGCATTTCATTCAAAAAAAAATATTCTTAAGTTCGATATCAAACTGACCGAAACATTGTCATCATTCGACAATGAGTTTTTTCCATCTCCTGAATACAAGCAAAAGGTTCGACAGAATAAGATCGACGAAAAATCCTATGGGCAGAAAAAGTCCGATGAATTTTTAAAGATATACTGGAAATTGATACAGAAATATGATATTTCCTTAAGGCAATCATCCGAAAGTAATTTCCTCGATAAATGGTATCTAAAACCGATTCGAGACGAAATAGATTTTGTTTTCACCCAAATAAAATCAATACAGAATATCGATATAAAAAAAGCAATAAGCATTATTTTCAGTAGAACTATTCGATCCTGCCGCGCTACGACCCATGCCGATTTAGCAACTTTAATAGAACCAATGACGACGACTTACTATTGTGCCAAGCACGGAAAAATATGTAAACCACTTTTTTCAATTCTCAACTGGTGGGAGAGATACAGCAAAGACACTATCGTCAGGTTATCTACTTTTAATAAGTTAAGAACCGAAACCTTTCAACACTGTCTCGTCGGCGATTCTAGAGTAATTGATATTGTCGGAAAACTTGAAAGCAAATGCCCAGATTTGGCAAGTCTTGTGCAGAATAAAAAAATCGATGGCATTTTTTCAAGTCCGCCGTATGTTGGTCTTATTAATTATCACGAACAACATGCTTATGCATATGACTTGTTCGGATTCGAAAGAAACGATGAGTCAGAAATTGGCCCTCTTTACAAAGGAAATGGAAGAGAAGCACGGGAATCTTACGTCCAGGGTATTTCTGATGCCTTAATCAATTGTAAAAGATACCTTAGACCCGACTACAACGTTTTTCTTGTCGCAAATGATAAGCATGGTCTTTATCCTATCATTGCAGAAAAAGCGGGAATGAAAATCGTCAATCGCTACCGACGGCCGGTGTTGAACCGTTCTGAAAAAGATAAAGGAGCATATTCAGAGATCATTTTTCATATAAAGGATTCGGAATAA